The following coding sequences lie in one Primulina huaijiensis isolate GDHJ02 chromosome 2, ASM1229523v2, whole genome shotgun sequence genomic window:
- the LOC140968791 gene encoding protein NLP2-like isoform X2, whose translation MMDSDNIGSWNTNPSPDNILKQTQTSDLFLNYPQMDHHLSHSSESTVPPCSLNNPNMEMNTKSWVGTNRKPVNARAPISVRKRLDEAIKRLKDSVRDKNVLIQIWFPVKKDGGQVLVTNNQPFSLDSNCKNLVEYRDISRNYQFAADEESKEFVGLPSRVFLKKLPEWTPDVRFFKREEYPRVNHAQQYNVRGSLALPVFELGSRRCLGVVEIVTTTQKLNYRPELENIRRVLQSVDLKSFDVQSSPGIEGCDESYQSALTEIRNVVKYVCSVHELPLAQTWAPCTQHIKQGCRHSDENYAHCVSTIDSACYVADPQVSGFHEACSEHHLLKGEGIPGKAFMSNKPCFSEDVTAFSKTDYPLSHHARVFNLCSAVAIRVRSTYTGNDDFVLEFFLPLKCKDPNDKKIMLDSLLYVIQQTCQSLRVLSQQELGQETSDKETSSTKAGRSYKENWPKFNPSRSEKPSQNAPSWIINIMDSQQKGEGVSVSFDDDNKEESVGEFRVTTEWDNPEDFSPSGGYLSLDGKANKKRRTKTEKAIGLQVLGQYFAGSLKDAAKGIGVCPTTLKRICRQHGITRWPSRKIKKVDHSLKKLQLVMDSVQGAEGPIKLGSFYSNFPEFASPKLPVNTSNMNTQTTSKSPSSSSSHRSSSGYCLSTGVKQSSLTLSGDALSNEQMIDQGMLKRARSDGELPHLEAPPVPQNSSRQAKDNIVPYRIKATFGEEKIRFSLHPNWSFNDLKEEVLTRFNVENVGKVDIKYLDDDAEWVLLTCDADLDECIDIHRSSKTRTIKITVINKAYNQSLGSSFGNNK comes from the exons ATGATGGATTCTG ACAACATAGGCAGCTGGAATACGAATCCGAGTCCGGACAATATCTTAAAACAAACACAAACATCAGATTTGTTTCTTAATTATCCGCAAATGGATCATCATCTTTCTCATAGCAGTGAATCCACTGTTCCACCATGTTCTTTAAATAATCCCAACATGGAAATGAACACAAAGTCATGGGTTGGAACGAACCGAAAACCGGTGAATGCTCGTGCTCCGATTTCAGTGAGGAAGAGACTAGACGAGGCTATTAAACGCCTTAAAGACTCTGTAAGAGATAAAAATGTGCTTATCCAAATCTGGTTTCCTGTAAAGAAAGATGGCGGACAAGTGCTTGTAACTAACAACCAGCCATTTTCACTGGATTCCAACTGCAAAAATCTTGTGGAGTACAGGGATATATCTAGAAATTATCAATTCGCAGCAGATGAGGAGTCTAAAGAGTTTGTTGGGCTGCCGAGCCGGGTTTTCTTGAAGAAGTTGCCGGAGTGGACGCCTGATGTTCGGTTTTTCAAAAGAGAGGAGTATCCGCGCGTTAATCACGCGCAGCAGTACAATGTTAGAGGATCACTCGCACTTCCTGTTTTCGAACTGGGGAGCCGTCGTTGCCTGGGGGTGGTTGAAATCGTTACGACCACTCAGAAACTAAATTACCGCCCTGAACTTGAAAATATCCGCAGAGTTCTACAG TCTGTTGATTTGAAGagttttgatgttcaaagttCCCCCGGTATAGAG GGTTGTGATGAATCTTACCAATCTGCTTTGACAGAGATCAGAAATGTTGTGAAATATGTGTGCAGTGTGCATGAACTGCCTTTGGCACAGACATGGGCGCCCTGTACTCAACATATTAAACAGGGTTGCCGACACTCTGATGAGAACTATGCACATTGTGTTTCAACTATTGATTCTGCCTGCTATGTTGCTGATCCCCAAGTTTCTGGTTTTCACGAGGCGTGCTCTGAACACCACTTGCTCAAAGGTGAAGGTATTCCTGGGAAAGCCTTCATGAGTAACAAACCGTGTTTTTCTGAGGATGTGACGGCTTTTAGCAAGACAGATTACCCTCTCTCACATCATGCTAGGGTGTTTAACTTGTGCTCTGCTGTGGCGATACGAGTCAGAAGTACCTACACTGGAAATGATGATTTTGTTCTGGAGTTCTTCTTGCCTCTAAAATGCAAAGACCCCAACGATAAAAAGATAATGCTCGACTCTTTATTGTATGTTATACAACAAACTTGCCAGAGTCTGAGGGTTCTGTCCCAACAAGAGTTGGGTCAAGAAACTTCAGATAAAGAAACTAGTAGCACTAAAGCCGGCAGGTCGTACAAGGAAAATTGGCCAAAGTTTAATCCTTCACGTTCAGAAAAACCTTCTCAAAATGCTCCATCCTGGATCATAAATATAATGGATTCCCAGCAAAAAGGTGAAGGAGTTTCGGTTTCTTTTGATGACGATAACAAGGAGGAATCAGTAGGAGAGTTCAGGGTGACAACTGAGTGGGATAATCCTGAAGACTTTTCCCCTTCTGGTGGGTATCTTTCTCTCGATGGGAAAGCAAACAAAAAGAGGCGGACAAAGACTGAGAAGGCCATTGGTTTGCAAGTACTTGGGCAATATTTTGCTGGGAGCCTAAAAGATGCTGCCAAGGGCATTGGGG TTTGTCCTACTACCCTGAAAAGAATATGCAGGCAGCACGGGATCACCCGATGGCCTTCTAGGAAGATAAAAAAAGTAGACCATTCATTGAAGAAACTCCAACTTGTGATGGATTCCGTCCAGGGTGCTGAGGGTCCTATTAAGCTCGGTTCTTTCTATAGCAACTTTCCGGAATTCGCCTCTCCAAAATTACCCGTAAacacttcaaacatgaacactCAGACTACTTCAAAGTCACCTTCATCTTCCAGCAGTCACAGGTCCAGTTCAGGTTACTGTCTTTCTACTGGCGTGAAACAATCATCTCTGACTCTCAGTGGAGATGCTTTATCAAATGAACAAATGATTGATCAAGGAATGCTCAAGAGAGCAAGGAGTGATGGAGAATTGCCTCACTTAGAGGCCCCACCAGTGCCACAGAACAGCAGCAGGCAGGCGAAGGACAACATAGTCCCATACAGGATAAAGGCCACTTTCGGGGAAGAAAAGATCCGATTCAGTCTGCATCCAAACTGGAGTTTCAATGATTTAAAAGAAGAGGTCTTAACGCGTTTCAATGTAGAAAATGTGGGTAAAGTTGATATAAAATACCTGGATGATGATGCCGAATGGGTGCTTTTGACATGCGACGCTGATCTTGATGAATGTATTGACATACACAGATCATCCAAGACCAGAACCATAAAAATTACTGTCATTAATAAAGCTTATAACCAAAGTCTTGGAAGTTCGTTTGGTAACAATAAATAG
- the LOC140968791 gene encoding protein NLP2-like isoform X1 — translation MMEEFGFTAVDFNLMDQLLYDGFWLETQTADGSNFWQPISTHHLTSPSFIFPASDNIGSWNTNPSPDNILKQTQTSDLFLNYPQMDHHLSHSSESTVPPCSLNNPNMEMNTKSWVGTNRKPVNARAPISVRKRLDEAIKRLKDSVRDKNVLIQIWFPVKKDGGQVLVTNNQPFSLDSNCKNLVEYRDISRNYQFAADEESKEFVGLPSRVFLKKLPEWTPDVRFFKREEYPRVNHAQQYNVRGSLALPVFELGSRRCLGVVEIVTTTQKLNYRPELENIRRVLQSVDLKSFDVQSSPGIEGCDESYQSALTEIRNVVKYVCSVHELPLAQTWAPCTQHIKQGCRHSDENYAHCVSTIDSACYVADPQVSGFHEACSEHHLLKGEGIPGKAFMSNKPCFSEDVTAFSKTDYPLSHHARVFNLCSAVAIRVRSTYTGNDDFVLEFFLPLKCKDPNDKKIMLDSLLYVIQQTCQSLRVLSQQELGQETSDKETSSTKAGRSYKENWPKFNPSRSEKPSQNAPSWIINIMDSQQKGEGVSVSFDDDNKEESVGEFRVTTEWDNPEDFSPSGGYLSLDGKANKKRRTKTEKAIGLQVLGQYFAGSLKDAAKGIGVCPTTLKRICRQHGITRWPSRKIKKVDHSLKKLQLVMDSVQGAEGPIKLGSFYSNFPEFASPKLPVNTSNMNTQTTSKSPSSSSSHRSSSGYCLSTGVKQSSLTLSGDALSNEQMIDQGMLKRARSDGELPHLEAPPVPQNSSRQAKDNIVPYRIKATFGEEKIRFSLHPNWSFNDLKEEVLTRFNVENVGKVDIKYLDDDAEWVLLTCDADLDECIDIHRSSKTRTIKITVINKAYNQSLGSSFGNNK, via the exons ATGATGGAAGAATTTGGATTCACCGCCGTTGATTTCAATCTTATGGATCAACTCTTGTATGATGGATTCTGGTTAGAGACTCAGACTGCTGATGGATCCAACTTTTGGCAGCCTATTTCAACTCATCATTTAACTTCTCCTTCATTTATTTTTCCTGCTTCAGACAACATAGGCAGCTGGAATACGAATCCGAGTCCGGACAATATCTTAAAACAAACACAAACATCAGATTTGTTTCTTAATTATCCGCAAATGGATCATCATCTTTCTCATAGCAGTGAATCCACTGTTCCACCATGTTCTTTAAATAATCCCAACATGGAAATGAACACAAAGTCATGGGTTGGAACGAACCGAAAACCGGTGAATGCTCGTGCTCCGATTTCAGTGAGGAAGAGACTAGACGAGGCTATTAAACGCCTTAAAGACTCTGTAAGAGATAAAAATGTGCTTATCCAAATCTGGTTTCCTGTAAAGAAAGATGGCGGACAAGTGCTTGTAACTAACAACCAGCCATTTTCACTGGATTCCAACTGCAAAAATCTTGTGGAGTACAGGGATATATCTAGAAATTATCAATTCGCAGCAGATGAGGAGTCTAAAGAGTTTGTTGGGCTGCCGAGCCGGGTTTTCTTGAAGAAGTTGCCGGAGTGGACGCCTGATGTTCGGTTTTTCAAAAGAGAGGAGTATCCGCGCGTTAATCACGCGCAGCAGTACAATGTTAGAGGATCACTCGCACTTCCTGTTTTCGAACTGGGGAGCCGTCGTTGCCTGGGGGTGGTTGAAATCGTTACGACCACTCAGAAACTAAATTACCGCCCTGAACTTGAAAATATCCGCAGAGTTCTACAG TCTGTTGATTTGAAGagttttgatgttcaaagttCCCCCGGTATAGAG GGTTGTGATGAATCTTACCAATCTGCTTTGACAGAGATCAGAAATGTTGTGAAATATGTGTGCAGTGTGCATGAACTGCCTTTGGCACAGACATGGGCGCCCTGTACTCAACATATTAAACAGGGTTGCCGACACTCTGATGAGAACTATGCACATTGTGTTTCAACTATTGATTCTGCCTGCTATGTTGCTGATCCCCAAGTTTCTGGTTTTCACGAGGCGTGCTCTGAACACCACTTGCTCAAAGGTGAAGGTATTCCTGGGAAAGCCTTCATGAGTAACAAACCGTGTTTTTCTGAGGATGTGACGGCTTTTAGCAAGACAGATTACCCTCTCTCACATCATGCTAGGGTGTTTAACTTGTGCTCTGCTGTGGCGATACGAGTCAGAAGTACCTACACTGGAAATGATGATTTTGTTCTGGAGTTCTTCTTGCCTCTAAAATGCAAAGACCCCAACGATAAAAAGATAATGCTCGACTCTTTATTGTATGTTATACAACAAACTTGCCAGAGTCTGAGGGTTCTGTCCCAACAAGAGTTGGGTCAAGAAACTTCAGATAAAGAAACTAGTAGCACTAAAGCCGGCAGGTCGTACAAGGAAAATTGGCCAAAGTTTAATCCTTCACGTTCAGAAAAACCTTCTCAAAATGCTCCATCCTGGATCATAAATATAATGGATTCCCAGCAAAAAGGTGAAGGAGTTTCGGTTTCTTTTGATGACGATAACAAGGAGGAATCAGTAGGAGAGTTCAGGGTGACAACTGAGTGGGATAATCCTGAAGACTTTTCCCCTTCTGGTGGGTATCTTTCTCTCGATGGGAAAGCAAACAAAAAGAGGCGGACAAAGACTGAGAAGGCCATTGGTTTGCAAGTACTTGGGCAATATTTTGCTGGGAGCCTAAAAGATGCTGCCAAGGGCATTGGGG TTTGTCCTACTACCCTGAAAAGAATATGCAGGCAGCACGGGATCACCCGATGGCCTTCTAGGAAGATAAAAAAAGTAGACCATTCATTGAAGAAACTCCAACTTGTGATGGATTCCGTCCAGGGTGCTGAGGGTCCTATTAAGCTCGGTTCTTTCTATAGCAACTTTCCGGAATTCGCCTCTCCAAAATTACCCGTAAacacttcaaacatgaacactCAGACTACTTCAAAGTCACCTTCATCTTCCAGCAGTCACAGGTCCAGTTCAGGTTACTGTCTTTCTACTGGCGTGAAACAATCATCTCTGACTCTCAGTGGAGATGCTTTATCAAATGAACAAATGATTGATCAAGGAATGCTCAAGAGAGCAAGGAGTGATGGAGAATTGCCTCACTTAGAGGCCCCACCAGTGCCACAGAACAGCAGCAGGCAGGCGAAGGACAACATAGTCCCATACAGGATAAAGGCCACTTTCGGGGAAGAAAAGATCCGATTCAGTCTGCATCCAAACTGGAGTTTCAATGATTTAAAAGAAGAGGTCTTAACGCGTTTCAATGTAGAAAATGTGGGTAAAGTTGATATAAAATACCTGGATGATGATGCCGAATGGGTGCTTTTGACATGCGACGCTGATCTTGATGAATGTATTGACATACACAGATCATCCAAGACCAGAACCATAAAAATTACTGTCATTAATAAAGCTTATAACCAAAGTCTTGGAAGTTCGTTTGGTAACAATAAATAG
- the LOC140968807 gene encoding uncharacterized protein isoform X2: MLNKIRLVFEKKYLLLLLECCSNKEIKKRNIGLEHIRICYSPFSRTSHTAKVVASVLNVPFDGPQCEAMEDLRERFFGCSFELMSHDKYPEIWAMDEEDPFTRPEGGESVADVVTRLTRALIKMESAFEDCMVLVVSHGDPLQILQTIINAAVPTRRTDANDLTSRIQAISVPSILSQHRKFALNTGELRELV; encoded by the exons ATGCTTAATAAGATTCGGTTggtgtttgaaaaaaaatatctgCTCTTGCTACTCGAATGCTGCTCGAATAAG gaaataaagaaaagaaacattGGACTAGAACACATTCGTATATGTTACTCACCATTTTCAAGGACCAGTCATACTGCAAAAGTGGTTGCTTCTGTTCTAAATGTTCCATTTGATGGTCCACAGTGCGAG GCTATGGAGGATCTTCGGGAGCGGTTCTTTGGCTGTTCATTTGAGCTGATGTCCCATGATAAA TACCCTGAGATTTGGGCCATGGATGAGGAAGATCCCTTCACACGGCCTGAAGGAGGGGAAAGTGTTGCTGATGTTGTCACAAGGCTGACAAGGGCTTTGATTAAAATGGAATCAGCATTTGAAGA CTGCATGGTGTTAGTTGTCAGTCATGGAGATCCATTGCAGATTCTGCAGACAATAATCAATGCAGCTGTGCCGACCAGAAGAACTGATGCAAATGACTTGACCTCAAGAATTCAGGCAATCAGTGTCCCTTCCATACTATCACAGCACCGGAAATTTGCTCTAAATACGGGAGAACTTCGTGAATTAGTGTAG
- the LOC140968807 gene encoding fructose-2,6-bisphosphatase-like isoform X1 codes for MAAEYSSFLKNKIWVPRHGRSIPNAKGIIISSLENGILEEYRLCPDGIQQARLAGESFLKEIKKRNIGLEHIRICYSPFSRTSHTAKVVASVLNVPFDGPQCEAMEDLRERFFGCSFELMSHDKYPEIWAMDEEDPFTRPEGGESVADVVTRLTRALIKMESAFEDCMVLVVSHGDPLQILQTIINAAVPTRRTDANDLTSRIQAISVPSILSQHRKFALNTGELRELV; via the exons ATGGCGGCTGAGTATTCATCGTTTCTGAAGAACAAAATCTGGGTACCCAGGCATGGAAGAAGCATCCCAAACGCAAAGGGAATAATCATTTCATCTCTG GAAAATGGGATTCTTGAAGAATATCGTCTGTGTCCTGATGGGATTCAGCAGGCTCGTTTGGCTGGAGAATCCTTCCTCAAG gaaataaagaaaagaaacattGGACTAGAACACATTCGTATATGTTACTCACCATTTTCAAGGACCAGTCATACTGCAAAAGTGGTTGCTTCTGTTCTAAATGTTCCATTTGATGGTCCACAGTGCGAG GCTATGGAGGATCTTCGGGAGCGGTTCTTTGGCTGTTCATTTGAGCTGATGTCCCATGATAAA TACCCTGAGATTTGGGCCATGGATGAGGAAGATCCCTTCACACGGCCTGAAGGAGGGGAAAGTGTTGCTGATGTTGTCACAAGGCTGACAAGGGCTTTGATTAAAATGGAATCAGCATTTGAAGA CTGCATGGTGTTAGTTGTCAGTCATGGAGATCCATTGCAGATTCTGCAGACAATAATCAATGCAGCTGTGCCGACCAGAAGAACTGATGCAAATGACTTGACCTCAAGAATTCAGGCAATCAGTGTCCCTTCCATACTATCACAGCACCGGAAATTTGCTCTAAATACGGGAGAACTTCGTGAATTAGTGTAG
- the LOC140968821 gene encoding protein DETOXIFICATION 45, chloroplastic-like, which translates to MAVAAQFSAGASVWSRLTCWNRRRDISLHQSTGLRVHCGGDNLRKHKIIDGRRFEARSLYFEKAKGFMTYPLVRHRRHLLSRFGNHRSSDCGVQSRDVDENSAIQEEDFLSNSNGGHNELNCTASSGIINTEDDSREPPISTSLSKDVKHELVMLTLPAIGGQAIEPLVQLMETAFIGNLGSMELASAGVSMSIFNIVSKLFNIPLLSVATSFVAEDISKNASRFHTSEKRVQLSSVSTALLLAVGIGIFEAIALSLGSGPLLSLMGISPVSSMRIPAQRYLLLRALGAPAFVVSLALQGIFRGFKDTKTPVICLGFGNFTAVFLFPLFIYYCRMGVYGAAISTVISQYLVTFSMIWNLNKRAVLLPPKLGELKFADYLKSGGFLIGRTLAVLLTMTLGTSMAARQGPIAMAAHQICLQVWLAVSLLTDALATSAQALIASYISRDDYRTVRDLTQFVLKIGFAVGVFLALVLGVSFSSLAEFFSKETEVLGIVKTVALFVSASQPINALAFIFDGLHYGVSDFPYAARSMMVVGAVSSAYLLSASTIFGLRGVWSGLTLFMGLRMVVGFIRLLSHRGPWWFLHVNEAKVTG; encoded by the exons ATGGCGGTGGCCGCACAATTCAGTGCTGGCGCGTCGGTATGGAGTCGATTAACATGTTGGAACCGTAGAAGGGATATTTCGTTGCACCAGTCAACAGGGCTTCGAGTTCATTGTGGGGGAGACAACTTGAGGAAACATAAAATTATTGATGGTCGACGTTTCGAGGCTCGTTCTCTGTATTTCGAAAAGGCGAAAGGGTTTATGACTTATCCGCTTGTTCGTCATAGGAGGCACTTGTTGTCAAGGTTCGGTAACCACCGGAGTTCCGATTGTGGGGTGCAGTCTCGTGATGTAGACGAAAACTCTGCAATACAAGAGGAAGACTTTCTCTCTAATTCAAATGGAGGACACAA TGAGTTGAACTGCACTGCTTCTTCTGGGATCATTAACACCGAGGACGACTCGAGGGAACCTCCCATCAGCACTTCTTTGTCAAAAGATGTTAAGCATGAGCTTGTGATGCTGACTTTACCAGCAATTGGGGGACAGGCCATTGAACCTCTGGTACAATTGATGGAGACGGCATTCATAGGAAATTTGG GCTCCATGGAGTTGGCCTCTGCTGGTGTCTCCATGTCTATCTTTAATATAGTCTCAAAGCTTTTCAATATCCCTCTCCTCAGCGTTGCTACTTCTTTTGTGGCCGAAGATATTTCTAAGAATGCGAGCAGATTTCACACATCCG AAAAAAGGGTGCAGCTTTCTTCTGTGTCCACAGCTTTGCTTTTAGCTGTTGGCATTGGCATCTTTGAAGCTATTGCCCTGTCTCTGGGATCTGGACCGTTGCTAAGTTTGATGGGAATATCACCA GTCTCTTCTATGCGTATTCCAGCACAACGATATCTTCTTCTTAGGGCTCTTGGTGCTCCTGCATTTGTTGTCTCTTTGGCTCTTCAAGGCATTTTTCGTGGTTTCAAGGATACAAAGACCCCTGTGATTTGTTTAG GTTTCGGAAATTTTACTGCTGTGTTTCTCTTTccattgtttatttattattgtcgGATGGGTGTTTATGGAGCTGCCATTTCTACTGTTATATCACA ATACCTTGTTACTTTTTCGATGATTTGGAACCTGAATAAGAGAGCTGTCTTGTTGCCTCCAAAACTTGGAGAGCTGAAGTTTGCTGATTATCTGAAATCAG GTGGTTTTCTTATTGGGAGAACACTTGCTGTTCTGCTGACTATGACACTTGGTACATCGATGGCTGCACGCCAGGGCCCTATCGCGATGGCTGCTCATCAAATATGCTTACAAGTATGGCTTGCTGTATCGCTTCTCACAGATGCACTTGCTACTTCGGCTCAG GCCTTGATTGCTAGTTATATATCAAGAGATGATTACAGGACTGTTAGGGATCTCACACAATTTGTGTTGAAG ATAGGTTTTGCCGTAGGTGTTTTCTTAGCTCTGGTTCTGGGTGTTTCTTTTAGTTCTTTGGCCGAATTTTTTTCGAAGGAAACAGAAGTACTAGGTATTGTTAAAACTGTTGCTTTG TTTGTGAGTGCCAGCCAACCTATAAATGCTCTAGCTTTTATCTTTGATGGACTCCATTACGGTGTTTCGGATTTCCCTTACGCAGCACGTTCTATG ATGGTGGTTGGGGCTGTCTCTTCTGCGTATCTGCTAAGTGCTTCTACCATCTTTGGACTTCGGGGTGTGTGGTCAGGCTTGACTCTCTTCATGGGATTGAGGATGGTGGTTGGATTTATAAG GTTATTGTCGCATAGGGGTCCGTGGTGGTTCCTGCACGTCAACGAGGCCAAG GTCACTGGGTGA
- the LOC140968829 gene encoding uncharacterized protein codes for MPMSTLLKIKSCCEKSLSNARLLLQLRSCSSVGDGNACDHPPDPIPNRPLRRESPPPRNHKFPKFNRGRENESLNSSRSTADDDFLERFKLGFDRKSEPSITESANNVSKTSEKEKVESPSPPGDADEIFRKMKETGLVPNAVAMLDGLCKDGLVQEAMKLFGLMREKGSIPEVVVYTAVVDGFCKAHKFDDAVRIFKKMQSNGILPNAFSYEVLIGGLCRGKRLEDAYSFCIEMLEAGHSPNMATFTGLVDGYCREKGQEESRSVISSLKEKGFFVEEKAVREYLEKKGPFSPLVWEAILGKNASKRSLF; via the coding sequence ATGCCAATGTCCACTTTGCTCAAGATTAAATCTTGTTGTGAGAAATCACTTTCCAATGCTCGCCTGTTGCTGCAACTACGTTCATGCTCCTCTGTTGGTGATGGCAACGCTTGTGATCACCCTCCCGATCCAATCCCAAACAGGCCCTTGAGAAGGGAGTCACCTCCTCCTAGAAACCATAAATTCCCAAAATTCAATCGTGGTCGTGAAAATGAAAGTCTGAATTCATCAAGAAGCACAGCTGATGATGATTTTCTTGAAAGATTCAAACTTGGTTTTGATCGCAAATCAGAACCCTCTATAACTGAGTCTGCAAACAATGTTAGCAAGACATCAGAAAAGGAAAAGGTTGAGTCGCCATCGCCTCCGGGGGATGCAGATGAGATTTTTAGGAAGATGAAGGAGACGGGGCTGGTCCCTAATGCAGTGGCTATGCTCGATGGGTTGTGTAAAGATGGGTTGGTGCAAGAGGCAATGAAGCTCTTTGGGTTGATGCGTGAGAAGGGCTCGATCCCTGAGGTGGTCGTGTACACTGCTGTTGTCGATGGCTTCTGTAAAGCACACAAGTTCGATGATGCGGTGAGAATATTCAAGAAAATGCAGAGTAATGGGATTCTTCCAAATGCGTTTAGCTATGAGGTGCTGATTGGAGGACTTTGCAGAGGGAAGAGGTTGGAGGATGCGTACAGTTTCTGTATCGAAATGCTCGAGGCTGGACATTCACCGAATATGGCAACTTTTACGGGTTTGGTTGATGGGTATTGCCGAGAGAAGGGCCAGGAGGAGTCTAGGAGTGTGATTTCTTCGTTGAAAGAAAAGGGTTTTTTTGTCGAAGAGAAAGCGGTTAGGGAGTATTTGGAAAAGAAAGGGCCTTTTTCTCCTTTGGTATGGGAGGCCATTCTTGGGAAGAATGCTTCAAAGAGGTCTCTGTTCTAA